A genomic segment from Streptomyces antibioticus encodes:
- a CDS encoding sensor histidine kinase: MQRLYDFLRRHPTGVDGFWALVLFGITAAAGTAGQDRGGTDSTALLVPVVFLLCLVIALRRRMPEAMLVLAAALGLAQLVLNVGVTAADFALLVIVYTVAANGARWASRLALVMALCAATLAQLRWPHENASVPGQVAVIVFQTVPFALAWVLGDSMRTRRAYFAQLEERAARLEKEREAQAKVAVAAERARIARELHDVVAHNVSVMVVQADGAAYVLDAAPDQAKKALETISSTGRQALAEMRRLLGVLRTGEHQEGGEYVPQPDVEQIEDLVQQCRGSGLPVDFKIEGTPRPLPSGVELTAYRIVQEALTNTRKHGGPNAGASVRLVYFDDGLGLLVEDDGKGAPHELYEEGGVDGQGHGLIGMRERVGMVGGTLDAGPRPGGGFRISVLLPLKPAH; this comes from the coding sequence GTGCAGCGCCTCTATGACTTCCTCCGCAGACACCCGACCGGGGTCGACGGCTTCTGGGCCCTCGTCCTCTTCGGGATCACCGCGGCCGCCGGAACCGCCGGTCAGGATCGGGGCGGCACCGACTCCACGGCGCTGCTGGTGCCGGTCGTGTTCCTGCTGTGCCTGGTCATCGCGTTGCGGCGGCGGATGCCTGAGGCGATGCTCGTGCTCGCCGCCGCGCTCGGGCTGGCCCAGCTCGTGCTGAACGTGGGGGTCACGGCGGCCGACTTCGCGCTGCTGGTGATCGTCTACACGGTCGCGGCGAACGGCGCCCGCTGGGCGTCCCGGCTCGCGCTGGTGATGGCCCTGTGCGCGGCCACCCTGGCGCAGTTGCGCTGGCCGCACGAGAACGCGAGCGTGCCGGGTCAGGTCGCGGTCATCGTCTTCCAGACGGTGCCGTTCGCCCTCGCCTGGGTGCTGGGCGACTCGATGCGCACCCGGCGCGCGTACTTCGCCCAGTTGGAGGAGCGCGCGGCGCGCCTGGAGAAGGAGCGGGAGGCGCAGGCGAAGGTCGCGGTGGCCGCCGAGCGCGCCCGGATCGCGCGCGAGCTGCACGACGTCGTCGCGCACAACGTGTCGGTGATGGTGGTGCAGGCCGACGGCGCCGCGTACGTCCTGGACGCCGCCCCCGACCAGGCGAAGAAGGCGCTGGAGACGATCTCCTCGACCGGCCGCCAGGCCCTCGCCGAGATGCGCCGCCTGCTGGGCGTGCTGCGCACCGGCGAGCACCAGGAGGGCGGCGAGTACGTGCCGCAGCCGGACGTCGAGCAGATAGAGGACCTCGTCCAGCAGTGCCGGGGCTCGGGGCTGCCCGTGGACTTCAAGATCGAGGGCACCCCGCGCCCGCTGCCCAGCGGCGTCGAGCTGACCGCGTACCGCATCGTCCAGGAGGCCCTGACGAACACGCGCAAGCACGGCGGGCCGAACGCGGGTGCGAGTGTGCGTCTGGTCTACTTCGACGACGGCCTCGGCCTGCTCGTCGAGGACGACGGCAAGGGCGCCCCGCACGAGCTGTACGAGGAGGGCGGCGTCGACGGCCAGGGCCACGGCCTGATCGGTATGCGCGAACGCGTCGGCATGGTCGGCGGCACCCTGGACGCGGGACCGCGGCCGGGCGGAGGATTCCGCATCAGCGTCCTGCTCCCGCTCAAACCGGCGCATTGA
- a CDS encoding response regulator: MTIRVMLVDDQVLLRTGFRMVLAAQPDMEVVAEAGDGVEALQVVRSTAVDVVLMDVRMPKLDGVEATRRICAEPEPPKVLILTTFDLDEYAFSGLKAGASGFMLKDVPPGELLAAIRSVHSGDAVVAPSTTRRLLDRFAPMLPSTGQEPRHKELERLTEREREVMILVAQGLSNGEIAARLVLSEATVKTHVGRILTKLGLRDRVQVVVLAYETGLVRAGGGGHG; this comes from the coding sequence ATGACGATCCGCGTGATGCTCGTCGACGACCAGGTGCTGCTGCGCACCGGGTTCCGGATGGTGCTCGCCGCCCAGCCGGACATGGAGGTCGTGGCCGAGGCGGGCGACGGCGTCGAGGCCCTCCAGGTGGTGCGCTCCACGGCGGTCGACGTCGTCCTGATGGACGTCCGCATGCCCAAGCTGGACGGCGTGGAGGCGACCCGGCGGATCTGCGCGGAGCCCGAGCCACCGAAGGTGCTGATCCTGACCACCTTCGACCTCGACGAGTACGCGTTCTCCGGGCTGAAGGCGGGCGCCTCCGGCTTCATGCTCAAGGACGTGCCGCCCGGGGAGCTGCTCGCCGCGATCCGCTCGGTGCACAGCGGGGACGCCGTCGTCGCCCCCTCCACCACGCGGCGTCTCCTCGACCGGTTCGCGCCGATGCTGCCGTCCACCGGCCAGGAACCCCGGCACAAGGAGCTGGAGCGGCTCACCGAGCGCGAGCGCGAGGTCATGATCCTGGTCGCCCAGGGGCTGTCCAACGGGGAGATCGCGGCCCGGCTCGTGCTGTCCGAGGCGACCGTCAAGACGCACGTGGGCCGCATCCTGACCAAGCTGGGGCTGCGCGACCGCGTGCAGGTGGTCGTCCTCGCCTATGAGACGGGGCTGGTCCGCGCGGGCGGCGGGGGCCACGGCTGA
- a CDS encoding DUF5937 family protein, with protein sequence MSVSIDIAGLRPERVAVVPSPLAELGMALHALSEPGHHPRLQGWATGVTARLDPHLADRMCEADFLWRTTFSDIFLPYAGLPGSAVLPGATLAEDLDLLDKLTDEQFVDAALEFITCSLDYDTRTPDLLADSSLRPRALEAAAYRGPQQVRFTQRLFDDPPGVRAWVRRFLEDCDEAFFGEAWARLTHQLAADARHKTELLRHKGLAEALAAVSPVVTLDEPAGRIVVDKLLEGRTSLRDGGLLLVPTSFGWPHLSVLHRPGWQPVLHYPVGSPDPAVPPSVEQLTLRLTALSHPVRMRICRFLARSTYTTSELAQAQGMTAPEISRHLAVLKKAGLVTTRRRGRYVLHQLDVAVVARLGSDFLEGVLR encoded by the coding sequence ATGAGCGTCAGCATCGACATCGCGGGGCTGCGGCCGGAGAGGGTGGCCGTCGTGCCCTCTCCGCTGGCCGAGCTGGGGATGGCGCTGCACGCCCTGTCCGAGCCCGGCCACCACCCGCGCCTCCAGGGCTGGGCGACGGGCGTGACCGCCCGCCTCGACCCGCACCTCGCCGACCGGATGTGCGAGGCGGACTTCCTGTGGCGCACGACCTTCTCGGACATCTTCCTGCCGTACGCGGGCCTGCCGGGCAGTGCCGTGCTCCCCGGGGCCACGCTCGCGGAGGACCTCGACCTCCTGGACAAGCTGACGGACGAGCAGTTCGTGGACGCGGCCCTGGAGTTCATCACCTGCTCGCTCGACTACGACACCCGCACGCCCGACCTCCTCGCCGACAGCTCGCTGCGGCCGCGCGCCCTGGAGGCGGCCGCCTACCGCGGCCCGCAGCAGGTGCGCTTCACCCAGCGGCTGTTCGACGACCCGCCCGGCGTCCGCGCGTGGGTGCGGCGCTTCCTGGAGGACTGCGACGAGGCGTTCTTCGGGGAGGCGTGGGCCCGGCTCACCCACCAGCTCGCGGCGGACGCCCGGCACAAGACCGAGCTGCTGCGGCACAAGGGGCTGGCCGAGGCGCTGGCCGCGGTGTCCCCGGTGGTCACGCTGGACGAACCCGCCGGGCGGATCGTCGTGGACAAGCTGCTGGAGGGCCGCACCTCGCTGCGGGACGGCGGGCTGCTGCTCGTGCCGACCAGCTTCGGCTGGCCGCACCTCAGCGTGCTGCACCGGCCCGGCTGGCAGCCCGTGCTGCACTACCCGGTGGGCTCCCCCGACCCCGCCGTGCCGCCGTCGGTCGAGCAGCTCACCCTGCGGCTGACGGCCCTGTCCCACCCCGTGCGCATGCGGATCTGCCGCTTCCTGGCGCGCAGCACCTACACGACGAGCGAGCTGGCCCAGGCGCAGGGCATGACGGCCCCCGAGATATCCCGGCACCTCGCGGTGCTGAAGAAGGCCGGTCTGGTCACCACCCGCAGACGCGGGCGGTACGTGCTGCATCAGCTCGACGTGGCGGTGGTGGCCCGCCTGGGCAGCGACTTCCTGGAAGGCGTCCTCAGATAG
- a CDS encoding threonine aldolase family protein yields the protein MTHTANQGDRDGRQDGDRDSGGDGGQDSGQGREESPQQRLRARRRAALRAAGRVLSRGAALGTLAERLALLQEAAPEVHDLDEPTDLYGDGIVTALEERVAALLGTEAAAFFPTGTMAQQVALRCWAGRTGNPTVALHALAHPEVHERNALSVVSGLRTVRLTGEPRQPTADEVRSFEEPFGTLMLELPLRDAGFVLPTWEELTELVAAARERDAVVHFDGARLWESTVHLGRPLDEIAALADSVYVSFYKSLDGFGGAALAGPSGLVEEAKTWRHRYGGAVFQQFPTALSALIGLERALPRLPSYVRHARLVAAALREGLAASGVAWARVHPEVPHTHEFQVWLPYEADVAAEAAVLQAEETGVMLFTGSWQAGGPGLSFTEVTVRSDGLEWTADDVRAAVAGFVVRAEAVADRR from the coding sequence ATGACGCATACGGCGAACCAGGGCGACCGGGACGGCCGCCAGGACGGCGACCGGGACAGCGGCGGGGACGGCGGGCAGGACAGCGGCCAGGGCCGGGAGGAGTCGCCGCAGCAGCGGCTGCGGGCCCGGCGCAGGGCGGCCCTGCGGGCGGCCGGACGCGTCCTGTCGCGCGGCGCCGCCCTGGGCACCCTGGCGGAACGCCTCGCCCTGCTCCAAGAGGCCGCTCCCGAGGTCCACGACCTGGACGAGCCCACGGACCTCTACGGCGACGGGATCGTGACGGCCCTGGAGGAGCGGGTCGCCGCGCTGCTGGGGACGGAGGCCGCCGCGTTCTTCCCGACGGGCACGATGGCCCAGCAGGTCGCCCTGCGCTGCTGGGCGGGCCGTACCGGCAACCCGACGGTGGCGCTGCACGCGCTCGCCCACCCCGAGGTGCACGAGCGCAACGCCCTCTCCGTGGTCAGCGGTCTGCGCACGGTGCGGCTGACCGGCGAGCCCCGGCAGCCGACGGCCGACGAGGTGCGCTCCTTCGAGGAGCCGTTCGGCACGCTCATGCTGGAGCTGCCGCTCAGGGACGCGGGTTTCGTGCTGCCCACCTGGGAGGAGCTGACCGAGCTGGTCGCGGCGGCACGCGAGCGTGACGCGGTGGTGCACTTCGACGGCGCGCGCCTGTGGGAGTCCACGGTCCACCTCGGCCGTCCGCTGGACGAGATCGCCGCCCTCGCGGACAGCGTCTACGTGTCGTTCTACAAGTCCCTCGACGGCTTCGGCGGTGCCGCGCTCGCCGGGCCGAGCGGCCTGGTCGAGGAGGCGAAGACCTGGCGGCACCGGTACGGCGGCGCGGTCTTCCAGCAGTTCCCCACCGCCCTGTCGGCGCTGATCGGCCTGGAGCGTGCGCTGCCCCGGCTGCCCTCCTACGTGCGGCACGCGCGCCTGGTGGCCGCCGCGCTGCGCGAGGGGCTGGCCGCGTCGGGCGTGGCGTGGGCGCGCGTGCACCCCGAGGTGCCGCACACCCACGAGTTCCAGGTCTGGCTGCCGTACGAGGCCGACGTGGCGGCCGAGGCGGCGGTGCTCCAGGCCGAGGAGACCGGGGTGATGCTGTTCACCGGCTCCTGGCAGGCCGGCGGGCCCGGTCTGTCGTTCACCGAGGTCACGGTCCGCTCCGACGGCCTGGAGTGGACGGCGGACGACGTACGGGCGGCCGTCGCCGGCTTCGTCGTACGCGCGGAAGCGGTGGCGGACCGCCGGTAG
- a CDS encoding Rossmann-like and DUF2520 domain-containing protein codes for MSTVQQPDPRDRPARLTVGVVGAGRVGPALAASLQLAGHRPVAVSGVSDASRRRAALLLPDVPLVRPAEVLERSDLVLLTVPDDVLPGLVEGLAETGAVRPGQLLVHTSGRYGTRVLDPALRAGALPLALHPAMTFTGTPVDVQRLAGCSFGVTAPEELRLAAEALVIEMGGEPEWIAEESRPLYHAALALGANHLVTLVAQSMELLRAAGVEAPDRMLGPLLGAALDNALRSGDAALTGPVARGDAGTVAAHVSELRRHAPQAVDGYLAMARATADRALAHGLLKPELAEDLLGVLSGETPGTPGTHGTEGDAG; via the coding sequence GTGAGTACAGTCCAACAGCCAGACCCCAGGGACCGCCCCGCGCGGCTCACCGTCGGTGTCGTCGGCGCCGGCCGCGTGGGTCCCGCGCTGGCCGCCTCCCTCCAGCTTGCCGGGCACCGCCCGGTGGCCGTCTCCGGCGTCTCCGACGCCTCCCGGCGGCGGGCCGCGCTGCTGCTGCCCGACGTGCCGCTCGTCCGGCCCGCCGAGGTTCTCGAGCGGTCCGACCTGGTGCTGCTGACCGTCCCCGACGACGTCCTGCCCGGCCTCGTCGAGGGCCTCGCCGAGACCGGTGCCGTCCGCCCCGGCCAGCTCCTCGTGCACACCTCCGGGCGCTACGGCACGCGCGTCCTGGACCCGGCCCTGCGCGCGGGCGCGCTGCCGCTGGCCCTGCACCCGGCGATGACGTTCACCGGCACGCCCGTGGACGTGCAGCGGCTCGCCGGATGCTCCTTCGGCGTCACCGCGCCCGAGGAACTGCGGCTGGCCGCCGAGGCGCTCGTCATCGAGATGGGCGGCGAGCCGGAGTGGATCGCCGAGGAGAGCCGCCCGCTCTACCACGCTGCCCTCGCCCTGGGCGCGAACCACCTGGTCACCCTGGTCGCCCAGTCCATGGAGCTGCTCAGGGCGGCCGGCGTGGAGGCCCCCGACCGGATGCTGGGCCCGCTGCTCGGCGCCGCCCTGGACAACGCGCTGCGCTCCGGCGACGCCGCGCTCACCGGCCCCGTCGCGCGCGGCGACGCGGGCACGGTCGCCGCGCACGTCTCCGAGCTGCGCCGGCACGCCCCGCAGGCCGTCGACGGCTATCTCGCGATGGCCCGCGCCACCGCCGACCGCGCGCTCGCCCACGGACTGCTCAAGCCCGAACTCGCCGAGGACCTCCTCGGCGTGCTCTCCGGCGAGACGCCCGGTACACCCGGCACGCACGGCACCGAAGGAGATGCCGGATGA
- the panC gene encoding pantoate--beta-alanine ligase, which translates to MTTTLLRTAAELHARTRAGRRAVVMTMGALHEGHATLVRTAREIAGPDGEVVVTVFVNPLQFGAGEDLDRYPRTLDADLKIAEEAGADAVFAPSVDEVYPGGEPQVRISAGPMGERLEGATRPGHFDGMLTVVAKLLHLTRPDVAFFGQKDAQQLALIRRMVRDLNFGVEIVAVPTVREADGLALSSRNRYLSARERRTALALSAALFAGRDRHAAQEALRARAREVPATQARAEALSAIGESRAAADAHAVAKAAPGNPAAVRAAARQVLDEAVRLDPPLVLDYLALVDPADFTEIADDFTGEAVLAVAARVGTTRLIDNLPLTFGTLGAAS; encoded by the coding sequence ATGACCACCACCCTGCTGCGCACCGCCGCGGAGCTGCACGCACGCACGCGTGCGGGCCGCCGGGCCGTCGTGATGACGATGGGCGCCCTGCACGAGGGCCACGCCACGCTCGTGCGCACCGCCCGCGAGATCGCCGGCCCGGACGGGGAGGTCGTCGTCACGGTCTTCGTGAACCCCCTCCAGTTCGGCGCCGGCGAGGACCTCGACCGCTACCCGCGCACCCTGGACGCCGACCTCAAGATCGCCGAGGAGGCGGGCGCGGACGCTGTGTTCGCCCCGTCCGTCGACGAGGTCTACCCGGGCGGCGAGCCCCAGGTGCGGATCAGCGCCGGCCCGATGGGGGAGCGGCTGGAGGGCGCCACGCGCCCCGGGCACTTCGACGGCATGCTCACCGTCGTCGCCAAACTGCTCCACCTCACCCGGCCCGACGTGGCGTTCTTCGGGCAGAAGGACGCCCAGCAGCTCGCCCTGATCCGCCGGATGGTCCGCGATCTGAACTTCGGCGTCGAGATCGTCGCCGTCCCCACCGTGCGCGAGGCCGACGGCCTGGCCCTGTCCAGCCGTAACCGCTACCTCTCCGCGCGGGAGCGGCGCACCGCGCTCGCGCTGTCGGCCGCCCTGTTCGCGGGCCGTGACCGGCACGCCGCGCAGGAGGCGCTGCGCGCCCGCGCGCGGGAGGTGCCCGCCACCCAGGCGCGCGCCGAGGCGCTCAGCGCCATAGGCGAGTCGCGCGCGGCCGCCGACGCGCACGCCGTCGCCAAGGCCGCCCCCGGCAACCCGGCGGCCGTCCGCGCCGCCGCCCGCCAGGTCCTCGACGAGGCCGTCCGGCTGGACCCGCCGCTGGTGCTGGACTACCTCGCGCTCGTCGACCCGGCCGACTTCACCGAGATCGCGGACGACTTCACCGGCGAGGCGGTCCTCGCCGTCGCCGCGCGGGTCGGGACGACCCGGCTGATCGACAACCTCCCGCTCACCTTCGGAACCCTCGGAGCCGCCTCGTGA
- a CDS encoding L-aspartate oxidase, whose amino-acid sequence MTSTGIRLHAPAPGWSIAADVVVVGSGVAGLTAALRCEAAGLRTVVVTKARLDDGSTRWAQGGIAAALGEGDTPEQHLDDTLVAGAGLCDEEAVRILVTEGPDAVRRLIETGAHFDESEEGGLELTREGGHHRRRIAHAGGDATGAEISRALVEAVRARGVRTVENALVLDLLTDASGRTAGVTLHVMGEGQHDGVGAVHAPAVILATGGMGQVFSATTNPSVSTGDGVALALRAGAEVSDLEFVQFHPTVLFLGADAEGQQPLVSEAVRGEGAHLVDADGVRFMVGQHELAELAPRDIVAKGIMRRMQEQGAEHMYLDARHFGAAMWEHRFPTILAACRAHGIDPVHEPIPIAPAAHYASGGVRTDSRGRTTVPGLYACGEVACTGVHGANRLASNSLLEGLVYAERIVADIAAEFAPGAADRSGDGPHARVPAPVEHPERPAHPLLAPEARFAIQRTMTDGAGVLRSAASLERAAAQLQRLHSEARDALDENGKTAEPGVDTWEATNLLCVARVLVAAAALREETRGCHWREDHADRDDADWRRHIVVRLNPDRTLAVRTTDTADFPPTRQHQQEQ is encoded by the coding sequence GTGACCAGCACAGGCATACGACTGCACGCGCCCGCGCCCGGGTGGAGCATCGCCGCGGACGTCGTGGTCGTCGGCTCCGGCGTCGCCGGTCTCACCGCGGCCCTGCGCTGCGAGGCCGCCGGGCTGCGCACGGTCGTGGTCACCAAGGCCCGCCTCGACGACGGCTCCACCCGCTGGGCGCAGGGCGGCATCGCCGCGGCCCTGGGCGAGGGCGACACCCCCGAACAGCACCTCGACGACACCCTGGTCGCGGGCGCCGGCCTGTGCGACGAGGAGGCGGTCCGGATCCTCGTCACCGAGGGCCCCGACGCCGTACGGCGGCTCATCGAGACCGGCGCCCACTTCGACGAGTCCGAGGAAGGCGGCCTGGAACTCACCCGGGAGGGCGGCCACCACCGGCGCCGTATCGCGCACGCGGGCGGTGACGCGACCGGTGCGGAGATCTCCCGCGCGCTGGTCGAGGCCGTACGCGCGCGGGGCGTGCGCACCGTCGAGAACGCGCTCGTCCTGGACCTGCTGACCGACGCGTCCGGCCGTACCGCGGGCGTCACCCTGCACGTCATGGGCGAGGGCCAGCACGACGGCGTGGGCGCCGTGCACGCCCCCGCGGTGATCCTCGCGACCGGCGGCATGGGCCAGGTGTTCTCCGCGACCACCAACCCCTCCGTGTCCACCGGCGACGGCGTGGCGCTCGCGCTGCGGGCCGGCGCCGAGGTCTCCGACCTGGAGTTCGTGCAGTTCCACCCGACCGTGCTGTTCCTGGGCGCGGACGCCGAGGGCCAGCAGCCGCTGGTCTCCGAGGCGGTGCGCGGCGAGGGCGCCCACCTGGTCGACGCCGACGGCGTGCGCTTCATGGTCGGCCAGCACGAACTGGCCGAGCTGGCGCCCCGGGACATCGTCGCCAAGGGCATCATGCGCCGGATGCAGGAGCAGGGCGCCGAGCACATGTACCTCGACGCCCGGCACTTCGGCGCGGCCATGTGGGAGCACCGCTTCCCGACGATCCTCGCCGCCTGCCGCGCCCACGGCATCGACCCCGTGCACGAGCCCATCCCGATCGCCCCGGCCGCCCACTACGCGTCCGGCGGCGTCCGCACCGACTCCCGGGGCCGTACGACCGTGCCCGGCCTGTACGCGTGCGGCGAGGTGGCCTGCACCGGGGTGCACGGCGCGAACCGGCTGGCGTCGAACTCGCTCCTGGAGGGCCTGGTCTACGCCGAGCGGATCGTCGCCGACATCGCCGCGGAATTCGCCCCCGGCGCCGCCGACCGCTCCGGCGACGGCCCGCACGCGCGCGTGCCCGCGCCGGTCGAGCACCCCGAGCGGCCCGCGCACCCGCTGCTCGCCCCCGAGGCCCGGTTCGCGATCCAGCGGACCATGACCGACGGCGCGGGCGTGCTGCGCTCCGCCGCGTCCCTGGAGCGGGCCGCCGCCCAGCTCCAGCGGCTGCACTCCGAGGCCCGCGACGCCCTCGACGAGAACGGCAAGACGGCCGAGCCCGGCGTCGACACCTGGGAGGCCACCAACCTCCTGTGCGTGGCCCGTGTCCTGGTCGCCGCCGCCGCGCTGCGCGAGGAGACCCGCGGCTGCCACTGGCGCGAGGACCACGCCGACCGCGACGACGCCGACTGGCGCCGCCACATCGTCGTACGGCTGAATCCGGACCGCACACTCGCCGTACGCACCACCGATACCGCAGACTTCCCCCCGACCCGGCAGCACCAGCAGGAGCAGTGA
- the nadC gene encoding carboxylating nicotinate-nucleotide diphosphorylase, whose product MSTPDLPLAPNGGCGDGCACGADGDPGGEEYLECGLDPALAQLLADAGLDPVEVEDIANVAIQEDLDHGVDVTTVATIPEEAVATADFTAREAGVVAGLRIAEAVLSVVCTDEFEVERHVEDGDRVEAGQKLLSVTSRTRDLLTAERSALNLMCRLSGIATATRAWADVLEGTTARVRDTRKTTPGLRSLEKFAVRCGGGVNHRMSLSDAALVKDNHVVAAGGVAQAFKAVRGTFPDVPIEVEVDTLHQLREVVDAGADLILLDNFTPAECAEAVGIVGGRALLEASGRLTLDTARAYADTGVDFLAVGALTHSSPILDIGLDLRAAE is encoded by the coding sequence GTGAGCACCCCCGACCTTCCCCTCGCCCCGAACGGCGGCTGCGGCGACGGCTGTGCCTGTGGCGCCGACGGCGACCCCGGCGGCGAGGAGTACCTGGAGTGCGGGCTCGACCCCGCGCTCGCCCAGCTCCTGGCCGACGCCGGACTCGACCCCGTCGAGGTCGAGGACATCGCCAACGTCGCGATCCAGGAGGACCTGGACCACGGCGTGGACGTGACCACCGTCGCGACCATCCCCGAGGAGGCGGTGGCCACCGCCGACTTCACCGCGCGCGAGGCCGGCGTCGTCGCGGGCCTGCGGATCGCCGAGGCGGTCCTCTCGGTCGTCTGCACGGACGAGTTCGAGGTCGAACGGCACGTCGAGGACGGCGACCGCGTCGAGGCCGGGCAGAAGCTGCTGTCGGTCACCTCGCGCACGCGTGACCTGCTCACCGCCGAGCGCAGCGCGCTCAACCTGATGTGCCGCCTCTCCGGCATCGCGACCGCCACCCGCGCGTGGGCGGACGTCCTGGAGGGCACCACGGCACGCGTGCGTGACACCCGCAAGACCACGCCGGGCCTGCGCTCCCTGGAGAAGTTCGCGGTCCGCTGCGGCGGCGGCGTCAACCACCGCATGTCGCTCTCCGACGCGGCGCTCGTCAAGGACAACCACGTGGTCGCCGCCGGCGGAGTCGCCCAGGCGTTCAAGGCCGTCCGGGGGACCTTCCCCGACGTGCCGATCGAGGTCGAGGTCGACACCCTGCACCAGCTCCGCGAGGTCGTGGACGCGGGCGCCGACCTGATCCTGCTGGACAACTTCACGCCCGCGGAGTGCGCCGAGGCCGTCGGCATCGTCGGCGGGCGCGCCCTGCTGGAGGCGTCCGGCCGGCTCACGCTGGACACCGCGCGCGCGTACGCCGACACGGGCGTCGACTTCCTGGCCGTCGGGGCCCTCACCCACTCCTCGCCGATCCTGGACATCGGCCTGGATCTGCGCGCGGCCGAGTAG
- a CDS encoding type III pantothenate kinase, producing MLLTIDVGNTHTVLGLFDGEEIVEHWRISTDSRRTADELAVLLQGLMGMHPLLGVELGDGIDGIAICATVPSVLHELREVTRRYYGDVPAVLVEPGVKTGVPILFDNPKEVGADRIINAVAANELYGGPAVVVDFGTATTFDAISARGEYVGGVIAPGIEISVEALGVKAAQLRKIEVARPRSVIGKNTVEAMQSGIVYGFAGQVDGVVSRMARELATDPDDVTVIATGGLAPMVLGESSVIDEHEPWLTLIGLRLVYERNVSRM from the coding sequence ATGCTGCTGACGATCGACGTGGGCAACACGCACACCGTGCTGGGACTGTTCGACGGCGAGGAGATCGTCGAGCACTGGCGGATCTCGACCGACTCCCGCCGTACGGCCGACGAACTGGCGGTCCTCCTCCAGGGCCTGATGGGCATGCACCCGCTCCTCGGGGTCGAACTGGGCGACGGCATCGACGGCATCGCGATCTGCGCCACGGTCCCCTCCGTGCTGCACGAACTGCGCGAGGTGACCCGCCGCTACTACGGCGACGTACCGGCCGTCCTCGTCGAACCCGGCGTGAAGACGGGCGTGCCGATCCTCTTCGACAACCCCAAGGAGGTCGGCGCCGACCGCATCATCAACGCGGTCGCGGCGAACGAGCTGTACGGCGGTCCGGCGGTCGTCGTCGACTTCGGCACGGCCACCACGTTCGACGCGATCAGCGCGCGCGGGGAGTACGTCGGCGGGGTCATCGCCCCCGGCATCGAGATCTCCGTCGAGGCGCTCGGCGTCAAGGCGGCCCAGCTCCGCAAGATCGAGGTGGCCCGGCCCCGCAGCGTGATCGGCAAGAACACGGTCGAGGCCATGCAGTCCGGCATCGTCTACGGCTTCGCCGGCCAGGTCGACGGTGTCGTCAGCCGGATGGCACGCGAGCTGGCCACCGACCCGGACGACGTCACGGTCATCGCCACCGGCGGCCTCGCCCCCATGGTGCTCGGCGAGTCCTCGGTGATCGACGAGCACGAGCCCTGGCTGACCCTGATCGGCCTGCGGCTGGTGTACGAGCGGAACGTCTCGCGGATGTGA
- a CDS encoding BlaI/MecI/CopY family transcriptional regulator, protein MGELEDAVMTRVWKWNRPVTVREVLEDLQQERSIAYTTVMTVLDNLHQKGWVRRESEGRAYRYEAVSTRPAYAAALMNDAWAQSDNPAAALVAFFGMMSDEQRQALSDAVRIVQGPETSEPATASPRENPGSATEDDGR, encoded by the coding sequence TTGGGAGAACTCGAAGACGCGGTCATGACGCGGGTGTGGAAGTGGAACCGCCCGGTGACCGTTCGGGAAGTCCTGGAAGACCTTCAGCAGGAACGCTCCATCGCCTACACCACGGTGATGACCGTTCTGGACAATCTCCATCAGAAGGGCTGGGTACGCCGTGAGTCGGAAGGCCGGGCCTATCGATATGAGGCGGTCTCGACCCGTCCCGCCTACGCCGCCGCCCTCATGAACGACGCCTGGGCGCAGAGCGACAACCCCGCCGCCGCACTCGTCGCCTTCTTCGGGATGATGAGCGACGAACAGCGACAGGCGCTGAGCGACGCCGTACGCATCGTCCAAGGTCCGGAAACATCCGAACCCGCAACGGCGAGTCCGCGGGAGAACCCCGGCTCGGCAACGGAGGACGACGGGCGATAG